From Triticum urartu cultivar G1812 chromosome 2, Tu2.1, whole genome shotgun sequence, a single genomic window includes:
- the LOC125534687 gene encoding bidirectional sugar transporter SWEET4-like — protein MPSFIVPSRGGGPLGLGAGGSAARKVVVSVTNVIGNIAALLLTLAPILSFVVPIYNEQAVGDRTAYGHIVTMFSSVAWFLYAAPDYPAAVYSMGVNTISTVLQLVYVAVFLRFAAGVGRRHALYAFAPILTASTIMTVLVFTKLIWGSQFVAYVAAIAAFSAYCSVAIDVVEAMRSRDVNNMDPLVEVLLGLVNAWASTISGFFSTPPDFFVAIPNVIGVPVLLAQLVVYVMHCNPQPEPNPQPEPNPPPPEQERDPVHTVDVPIHTGDVPNYAADLHTLFT, from the exons ATGCCGTCGTTTATCGTGCCTTCCCGCGGCGGGGGGCCGCTGGGCCTGGGCGCCGGCGGCAGCGCGGCGAGGAAGGTGGTGGTCTCCGTCACCAACGTCATCGGCAACATCGCGGCGCTCCTCCTGACGCTGGCCCCGAT CTTGAGTTTCGTGGTGCCCATCTACAATGAGCAGGCCGTCGGTGACCGGACGGCGTACGGGCACATCGTCACCATGTTCAGCAGCGTGGCGTGGTTTCTGTACGCCGCCCCGGACTACCCCGCCGCCGTTTACTCCATGGGCGTCAACACCATCTCCACTGTGCTCCAGCTGGTGTACGTCGCCGTGTTCCTACGGTTTGCGGCCGGGGTGGGGCGCCGCCACGCCCTTTACGCCTTTGCCCCCATCCTCACCGCTTCGACGATCATGACCGTCCTCGTCTTCACCAAGCTCATTTGGGGCTCCCAGTTCGTCGCATATGTCGCCGCAATTGCTGCCTTTTCTGCCTACTGCTCCGTGGCCATTGATGTG GTGGAGGCGATGAGGAGCAGGGATGTCAACAATATGGACCCGCTCGTCGAGGTGTTGCTTGGCCTGGTCAACGCCTGGGCTTCGACCATCTCCGGTTTCTTCTCCACTCCGCCTGATTTTTTCGTCGCG ATACCGAACGTTATCGGAGTTCCGGTCCTGCTGGCACAGTTGGTGGTGTACGTCATGCACTGCAACCCACAGCCGGAGCCCAACCCACAGCCAGAGCCCAACCCTCCTCCGCCGGAGCAGGAGCGCGACCCTGTCCACACCGTCGACGTGCCCATCCACACCGGCGATGTGCCAAACTACGCGGCGGATCTCCACACATTGTTCACATAG